AAACCTTTTCTGCTTCCTGTTTAACTTCTTCTCTCTCACCTAGCGCGAGCAAGTGTACTTGGAATGGGGCTACACTTTCAGGCCACATGAGTCCGTTGTCATCAGAAAATATTTCTGCTAGTACTCCCATTGTTCGACTGACTCCAATACCATAACAGCCTGAAATAATTGACTTCTTTTTGCCATCTTCGTCAGTAAAATATACCCCCAGCGCATCTGTGTACTTACTTTCGAGAGGAAAAATATTACCGACTTCAATTGCCCTTTTTTCTACTAGTTTTGACTTATCGAGCCCTAGTTTTATCAAATTTTCATCCGTATATATTTCTTTGTTGACTGCAATATTCTTTTCTTCGTCAAGATAGATAGTGTCCTCACCGATCCCTGATACAGTCTGGAATTCATCACTGAACTTTTTTGTAAAAATACCTCCGTCTGCATGCGTACGATAGGTAATATGTCCAATACCCAGACGCTTATAGACACGATGATATGCCTGTGCGACTTCTTCATATATTTTCACATGCTCTTCCTCAGTACGAGCAAAAGAATACATGTCCTTCATTATAAATTCTCTGCCTCGCAATATGCCACTCTTTGCGCGAAGTTCGTTTCGAAATTTGTTTTGAATTTGATACACCGATATCGGGAGATCACGGTAGGAAGATACATAGTTGCTCAAGGCATCAACGATAGGTTCTTCGTGTGTTAATCCAACACCAAGCTCTTCTCCACTTTTTAGTTTTGTCTTAAACCAATTATCAACTTTAGTATCGTCCCAACGATCTGTCTTTTCCCAAATATCGCGTGGTTGCAACGTGGTCATATACACCTCCTGCCCACCAATAGCATTCATTTCTTCACGAATTATTCCTTTAATTTTTTCGATTACTCTTACACCGAGTGGCAAAAACGCATACACACCAGCCATTTCTTTATGAATAAAACCGCCCCGAATGAGAAGTTCTGCGTTCTTAGAAATCTCGTCCGCAGGGCTTTCTTTTTGAGTTTTTGTAAATAATTGAGATTGTCTCATGGCATTGATACTACAGGAAAACCCTTGTTTTTACAAATAAAAAACCTGCCGGAAAATTGGCAGGTTATAAAAATAAATTCATTTTGGACTGGGACTTGCGACCCATACAGTACGGCTTGGGAATTCGGTAGAAGTTGAAGTTTTTATTTCATGATCACCTGTTACTAATAATAAGACTTTATTCAATCCAGGTATCCTATTGTTTAGTGACACAGTGTCAATACGAACACTATCATTTCCTTCTTTCAATTGTTCAATAAGAGCTTCTGGTGTAGGATTTCCAGTCATGCCTGTATTTATAAACACGGGTGCCAAAGCATTGACTTTTTTGTTTATTAAATACCATTGGTATGCATGTGAAATTTCAGATCCATAAGCATCTACCACCTGATCTTGGTGGAATTCCAGTGGGAGAATTAATATATTATCTTTCTCCAACTCGCATTCTACTGAATATCGAGTACAGCTGTACTCCTTTGCAAATTCTTGTTTGCAACCAATTGTGGCAACAAAAGCAATCATGAGTATTAAAAGAGCGTTTTTCATTTTTTATTTTTTACTCATTATATCATTTTTAAATTAAAAGTCAACTATTCCCTTTTATTCAAAAATAAGGTATATTTGACCTAGTTCCGTGAAGGGGCTTTTTCATTCCTTATTGTCTGAAAGACCCTTTGTAAACAAGCTGGAATGCTTAAAAACGGAGCTCTAAGTAATAGTGTAGGGATTTGGAATTTCACTATTCCCTGTTTACTTATCACTGTTTACTTCTTATTAATTAACCATATATTTATATGTCAGAATCCAATTCTACTGCGATTGATGCAATGTTTGCAGTCGGCGCACACTATGGCTACTCGAAGACGAGACGCCATCCAGGCAATGCCAAATATATCTTTGGCACAAAAAGCAAAGTCGATATTATTGATCTTGAGAAAACCGAGGCAATGCTAGAAGCTGCCAAGGCTTTCGTCGCGAGCATGAAGCTTGGTGGCAAACAAATCCTTTTTGTTGGCACTAAGCCTGAAGCAAAAGGTAAAGTTAAAAGCGCAGCCGAAG
The Candidatus Nomurabacteria bacterium genome window above contains:
- a CDS encoding prolyl-tRNA synthetase gives rise to the protein MRQSQLFTKTQKESPADEISKNAELLIRGGFIHKEMAGVYAFLPLGVRVIEKIKGIIREEMNAIGGQEVYMTTLQPRDIWEKTDRWDDTKVDNWFKTKLKSGEELGVGLTHEEPIVDALSNYVSSYRDLPISVYQIQNKFRNELRAKSGILRGREFIMKDMYSFARTEEEHVKIYEEVAQAYHRVYKRLGIGHITYRTHADGGIFTKKFSDEFQTVSGIGEDTIYLDEEKNIAVNKEIYTDENLIKLGLDKSKLVEKRAIEVGNIFPLESKYTDALGVYFTDEDGKKKSIISGCYGIGVSRTMGVLAEIFSDDNGLMWPESVAPFQVHLLALGEREEVKQEAEKVYEILMKENIEVLFDDRNGVNNGEKFADADLLGMPYRLVISERNMKEGVIEVKKRNEEKGEMMKVEELLSKLKSKV